A single region of the Thermodesulfatator indicus DSM 15286 genome encodes:
- a CDS encoding ParM/StbA family protein gives MKVLVFDPGYGDVKCALVDTVSGEEPRLFKFPTLVARARGGLDFGEGSGEIFWAGEKWLVGEEAARAGRVVSTTTDGFLERYLPLLLVRALLESGDKEGVDEVVIAVSLHDWPRREVFERAAGRLMVNDRSYSHRVRLIPQGYGIWLETLSPWDGIVVDIGFRTVDVLVFVDGKPDGRRSFGVAGMGVVDFISEAAKILSAKARVEFSPGEVAHFLQEGNPVFRRFGVEEELKSRAGEWSARLWTSLIAKEDFSRAMALLGRVVIAGGGARFFVKPDEETAVDMQVLDEEPEFANVRGFALRLLEGGGEEE, from the coding sequence ATGAAAGTACTTGTTTTTGATCCGGGATACGGCGATGTGAAGTGTGCACTGGTAGACACCGTGTCCGGTGAGGAACCCAGGCTATTCAAGTTTCCTACGTTGGTAGCTCGTGCTCGCGGTGGACTTGATTTCGGAGAGGGTAGCGGAGAAATTTTCTGGGCCGGGGAGAAGTGGCTGGTGGGAGAGGAGGCCGCACGGGCCGGACGGGTTGTATCAACCACAACGGATGGATTTTTAGAGAGATACCTGCCGCTTCTTCTTGTTCGGGCATTACTTGAGAGCGGGGATAAAGAAGGCGTTGACGAGGTGGTGATAGCCGTAAGTCTTCATGATTGGCCGAGAAGGGAAGTTTTTGAGCGAGCAGCGGGGCGGCTCATGGTAAATGACCGCAGTTATTCCCACCGGGTACGGCTTATACCCCAGGGTTACGGGATATGGCTTGAGACGCTATCGCCCTGGGACGGGATAGTTGTGGATATAGGTTTTCGTACGGTGGATGTTCTGGTTTTTGTTGACGGGAAGCCCGATGGCCGTCGCAGTTTTGGTGTAGCGGGAATGGGGGTGGTGGATTTTATTTCCGAGGCAGCGAAAATACTTTCGGCGAAGGCCCGGGTGGAGTTTTCTCCCGGAGAGGTGGCACATTTTCTACAGGAGGGCAATCCCGTTTTCAGGAGGTTCGGGGTGGAGGAGGAGCTCAAGTCGCGTGCCGGGGAATGGTCAGCAAGGCTCTGGACGAGTCTTATTGCGAAGGAAGACTTTAGCAGGGCCATGGCCCTACTGGGAAGGGTGGTGATAGCCGGTGGCGGAGCACGTTTTTTTGTAAAGCCGGATGAGGAGACGGCGGTAGATATGCAGGTTCTTGATGAAGAGCCTGAATTTGCGAATGTGAGGGGTTTTGCGCTCAGGCTACTGGAGGGTGGCGGTGAAGAAGAATAG
- a CDS encoding DsbC family protein, which yields MRKYLPIACFFLLIIAIQAEAADENFVKLCRESFKRDFPVSAEKARILPSPVRGLCELHLGLNVVYYAPPSEPDKKGYLLVGEIYTPEGKNITVEARERLATDVVKKLDLSKAIKIGTGPVKVIEFTDPDCPFCRRLERFFAQNPELTAKITRYVFLYPLTKLHPGAEKHARWILCQKEPDKALVDLMIGKIVKPEISEQCDLQSVEEHLSYSRNIAGELGIRGTPFLIAGRTVVSGFNPGLIYTGINRWLRAEHAKNKH from the coding sequence ATGAGAAAATATTTACCAATAGCCTGCTTTTTCCTTTTGATAATAGCGATTCAGGCAGAAGCTGCGGATGAAAATTTCGTAAAATTATGCAGGGAATCCTTCAAAAGGGATTTTCCCGTATCCGCCGAAAAGGCCCGGATTTTACCTTCCCCCGTCAGGGGACTATGTGAGCTGCATCTCGGGCTAAATGTAGTCTATTATGCTCCACCGTCCGAACCCGATAAAAAGGGCTATCTTCTTGTGGGGGAAATTTACACGCCGGAGGGAAAAAATATCACCGTTGAAGCCCGTGAGCGCCTGGCAACCGATGTTGTAAAAAAACTTGATTTATCGAAGGCTATAAAGATAGGAACCGGCCCCGTTAAAGTAATAGAGTTTACCGATCCCGACTGTCCCTTCTGTCGTCGTCTTGAGAGGTTTTTCGCTCAAAATCCGGAATTAACCGCAAAGATTACCAGATATGTGTTTCTCTATCCTCTAACGAAGCTACATCCCGGGGCAGAAAAACACGCCCGCTGGATTCTATGTCAGAAAGAGCCCGATAAAGCGCTGGTTGACCTGATGATAGGTAAAATTGTCAAACCTGAAATTTCTGAACAATGTGATCTTCAGAGTGTAGAGGAACATCTCTCATATTCTCGAAACATAGCCGGAGAACTCGGTATTCGCGGTACCCCTTTCCTTATTGCGGGTAGAACGGTGGTTTCGGGGTTTAATCCCGGCCTGATTTATACCGGCATTAATCGGTGGCTTCGCGCGGAGCACGCTAAAAATAAACATTAA
- the traL gene encoding type IV conjugative transfer system protein TraL: MMNGAVGQGFPRYLHRPYRLLWFERDELGLMAGLYVISVFTTFKLLLLIPPAVIFFRKEKRKRPRGFVVHIFYRLGLTSFRGYPGSFVKKLRG; this comes from the coding sequence ATGATGAACGGGGCGGTAGGGCAGGGTTTCCCGAGATATTTACACCGGCCCTATCGCCTCCTGTGGTTTGAAAGAGATGAGCTCGGACTTATGGCCGGTCTGTATGTCATCTCCGTGTTTACTACTTTCAAACTTCTTTTATTGATACCGCCGGCCGTTATCTTCTTTCGCAAGGAAAAGAGAAAGCGACCCAGGGGCTTTGTCGTTCATATCTTTTATCGTCTCGGCTTAACTTCTTTTAGAGGTTATCCCGGAAGCTTTGTAAAAAAATTGCGTGGATAG
- a CDS encoding type IV conjugative transfer system protein TraE has protein sequence MKYDVFLNRTANLIGENRLLKFVIVVLAISNIIFGFLTFRAVSYQKVVLIPIGLKNPIELTGDYLSEAYVLEMARMIFDLAFNYSPATIKAQYELLLTMWDPETYPRYRRKFSAIEDEAQTGKLVSVFIPQSIQHDPKRKIIRATGKHVLLLEGEKVAESKMAEFAFTYRIRAGRLFIKDMGEWSEVKGTIPSEQGGQT, from the coding sequence ATGAAATATGATGTTTTTTTAAATCGTACGGCCAATTTGATAGGAGAAAATAGGCTGCTCAAATTTGTCATAGTAGTACTTGCAATTTCTAATATAATTTTCGGGTTCCTGACTTTCAGAGCAGTATCATATCAAAAGGTTGTATTAATTCCCATTGGTTTGAAAAATCCGATAGAGCTTACGGGTGATTATTTAAGTGAAGCTTACGTCCTTGAAATGGCCAGGATGATCTTTGATCTGGCTTTTAATTATTCTCCGGCAACAATTAAAGCACAATACGAATTATTACTTACCATGTGGGATCCCGAAACTTATCCTCGATATCGTCGCAAGTTTTCGGCTATTGAAGACGAGGCTCAAACGGGAAAACTGGTTTCCGTTTTTATCCCCCAATCTATACAGCATGATCCCAAAAGGAAAATAATACGTGCCACGGGCAAACATGTTCTTCTCCTGGAAGGAGAAAAGGTTGCCGAAAGTAAGATGGCCGAATTCGCTTTTACTTACCGGATAAGGGCCGGACGCCTTTTTATAAAGGATATGGGGGAATGGAGTGAAGTCAAAGGAACCATCCCCTCTGAACAGGGAGGTCAAACATGA